Proteins encoded by one window of Mycolicibacterium sp. ND9-15:
- the dapF gene encoding diaminopimelate epimerase has translation MKFAKGHGTQNDFVLLPDLDFELTLSPRSVAALCDRRRGLGADGVLRVTTAQAAHRAGLFEQLPEGVAGENWYMDYRNADGSVAQMCGNGVRVFAHYLRVSGLADRDEFVVGSLAGPRPVVLHAWDETTADVTVEMGKVNQLGAGEAIVGGRPFAGLAVDVGNPHLACLDPDLTVEELSALDIGAPVHFDTAQFPEGVNVEVMTAPANGAVSMRVHERGVGETRSCGTGTVAAAVAALAFSGAGTGSVDVRIPGGEVSVTITDASSFLRGPSVLVAHGELSEEWWSLAQR, from the coding sequence GTGAAGTTCGCCAAAGGCCACGGGACGCAGAACGACTTCGTGCTGCTACCTGACCTCGACTTCGAACTGACGCTGTCACCGAGATCGGTCGCCGCACTGTGCGACCGCCGCCGCGGGCTGGGCGCCGACGGTGTGCTGCGGGTGACTACCGCGCAGGCCGCGCACCGGGCGGGTCTTTTCGAGCAGTTGCCGGAAGGCGTCGCGGGGGAGAACTGGTACATGGATTACCGCAATGCCGACGGGTCGGTCGCGCAGATGTGTGGCAACGGAGTGCGGGTGTTCGCCCATTACCTGCGCGTGAGCGGACTGGCGGACCGCGACGAGTTCGTGGTCGGCTCGCTGGCCGGTCCGCGTCCGGTGGTGCTGCATGCCTGGGACGAGACCACCGCCGACGTCACGGTCGAGATGGGCAAGGTGAACCAACTGGGTGCCGGCGAAGCGATCGTGGGCGGCAGGCCGTTCGCGGGACTCGCGGTCGACGTCGGAAATCCGCATCTGGCCTGCCTCGACCCCGACCTGACCGTCGAAGAACTGTCCGCGCTCGACATCGGGGCACCGGTGCACTTCGACACCGCGCAGTTTCCCGAGGGCGTGAACGTCGAGGTGATGACGGCGCCGGCGAACGGCGCGGTATCGATGCGCGTGCACGAACGCGGCGTCGGCGAGACCCGGTCGTGCGGAACCGGCACCGTCGCCGCGGCCGTCGCGGCGCTGGCCTTCAGCGGCGCCGGCACCGGCAGCGTCGACGTGCGGATTCCTGGCGGCGAAGTCTCGGTCACCATCACCGACGCCAGCAGTTTCCTGCGTGGACCCTCG
- the miaA gene encoding tRNA (adenosine(37)-N6)-dimethylallyltransferase MiaA, whose protein sequence is MTRPIAIIGPTGTGKSALALAVAERLGGEIVNADAMQMYRGMDIGTAKLTVDERRGIPHHQLDVLAVTETASVARYQRAAVADVEAIAGRGAVPVVVGGSMMYVQSLLDNWTFPATDPAVRSRWEQRLAEIGVAVLHEELARVDADAAAAILPTDGRRIVRALEVVELTGQPFAASFPTIGAPRWDTAIVGLDWDTTFLDERLAQRTDKMFADGLVGEVRTLLDRGLRDGVTASRALGYAQVLADLDAGGDGSAAREPTFIGTRRYVRRQRSWFRRDHRTTWMDGAASDLLEDTVRVWRDVP, encoded by the coding sequence ATGACACGGCCGATCGCGATCATCGGACCGACGGGGACCGGCAAATCGGCGTTGGCGCTGGCTGTGGCCGAGCGACTCGGTGGCGAGATCGTCAACGCGGACGCGATGCAGATGTACCGCGGCATGGACATCGGAACCGCGAAGTTGACCGTCGACGAGCGTCGCGGCATCCCGCACCACCAGCTCGACGTGCTGGCGGTGACCGAGACCGCGAGCGTGGCCCGCTACCAGCGCGCGGCCGTCGCCGACGTCGAGGCCATCGCGGGACGCGGCGCCGTGCCGGTCGTGGTGGGCGGATCGATGATGTACGTCCAGTCTTTGCTCGACAACTGGACGTTTCCGGCCACCGACCCGGCGGTGCGCTCCCGGTGGGAACAGCGACTCGCCGAAATCGGGGTGGCCGTCCTGCACGAGGAGCTGGCGCGGGTGGACGCCGATGCGGCCGCTGCGATCCTGCCCACCGACGGGCGCCGGATCGTGCGGGCGCTCGAGGTCGTCGAACTGACCGGTCAGCCGTTCGCCGCGTCGTTTCCCACCATCGGCGCGCCCCGCTGGGACACCGCGATAGTCGGATTGGACTGGGATACAACGTTTCTCGATGAACGGCTGGCGCAACGGACCGACAAGATGTTCGCCGACGGGCTGGTTGGCGAGGTGCGGACACTGCTGGATCGTGGGCTGCGCGACGGCGTCACCGCGTCGCGCGCGCTGGGTTACGCACAAGTGCTCGCCGACCTCGACGCGGGCGGCGACGGCTCCGCCGCCCGCGAGCCGACGTTCATCGGCACCCGGCGCTATGTGCGCCGGCAACGGTCCTGGTTCCGCCGCGACCACCGCACCACCTGGATGGACGGCGCCGCGTCGGACCTCCTCGAGGACACGGTGCGAGTGTGGCGGGACGTACCCTGA
- a CDS encoding DMT family transporter, whose product MAGMDSGVELAVFLALGAALFVAIGDVIHQRQAHEVTDESVGHLELFSRLLRDRRWWLGSLVAAAGFALQAAALGVGSVLLVQAILVTSLLFALPIHARLSHRPVTRWQWAWAALLAASVVVIVTVGNPTAGHSRASWETWTAVLVVFGPALVLCVIGANIWKGPVSAVLLALVSGGLWGLFAVLTKGVVDRLDDGLEALLRTPELYVWALVAVAGTAWQQAAFRAGSLTASLPTMTVAEPVVASVLGIVVLGETLRPGEAGWLTLVAAVAAMVVSTAALARGEAATAADPAAQH is encoded by the coding sequence ATGGCCGGCATGGACAGTGGGGTGGAGTTGGCCGTCTTCCTCGCCCTCGGCGCCGCGCTGTTCGTTGCGATCGGCGACGTGATCCACCAACGACAGGCGCACGAGGTCACCGACGAATCGGTAGGTCATCTCGAACTGTTCAGCCGGCTGCTGCGCGACCGCCGGTGGTGGCTGGGCAGCCTCGTGGCGGCCGCAGGGTTCGCACTGCAGGCCGCCGCACTGGGTGTCGGGTCGGTGCTTCTCGTACAGGCCATCCTGGTCACATCGCTGCTGTTCGCGCTGCCGATCCACGCCCGGCTGTCGCACCGGCCGGTGACGCGTTGGCAGTGGGCCTGGGCGGCGCTGCTGGCGGCGTCGGTCGTCGTGATCGTCACCGTCGGCAACCCGACCGCGGGCCATTCCCGCGCTTCGTGGGAAACCTGGACTGCGGTGCTGGTGGTGTTCGGTCCGGCGCTGGTGCTGTGCGTCATCGGTGCCAACATCTGGAAAGGCCCCGTGAGCGCGGTGCTGCTCGCGCTGGTGTCAGGTGGGCTGTGGGGCCTGTTCGCGGTGCTGACCAAGGGCGTCGTCGACCGTCTCGACGACGGGCTGGAGGCCCTCCTGCGCACGCCGGAGCTGTACGTCTGGGCACTCGTCGCGGTCGCGGGCACCGCATGGCAGCAGGCCGCGTTCCGGGCAGGGTCGCTGACCGCGTCGCTGCCGACGATGACGGTCGCCGAACCGGTGGTCGCGTCGGTGCTCGGCATCGTCGTGCTGGGGGAGACGCTGCGGCCCGGGGAGGCCGGCTGGCTCACGCTGGTCGCCGCGGTGGCGGCGATGGTGGTCTCGACGGCCGCCCTCGCCCGCGGTGAGGCCGCCACCGCTGCCGACCCTGCGGCGCAGCATTAG